The Hippocampus zosterae strain Florida chromosome 19, ASM2543408v3, whole genome shotgun sequence region atgaaacGTTTATTTCAAACACAGGAGTCAGCTCCTGCCCTCGTGTTGGTCAGCTATCGGCATGTTCATGtccaaatgaaaacaagaaaTGTTCTAAAAATGATACAGCATAGACAGGCTGTCCCAATGTGGGTGACCCTAATATGTCCTGCGTGCTATCCGTTACTCACctctcaagttaaaaaaataaaaataaaaactatgaaAGAAAAATATGGTTATTTCTACACTTGAAATCAGAGAAGCACAAACAGAACTGGATTGTAAATAGCTTATACGAACATGGCCGATGTGATTTTCATCACACAGCGACGGATACTTCCGGATACGGGTCCTGTTCAATCGGTGTTTCACTGAAGCAAACTCAACCGAAAACAACCAGAAGGAACTACGCTCAATGATTTGGTATTTCTAGTCATCAGACCCTGTGAGAGACCTCATAGTTTGAAAAGGCACTGCACTGTGAGTTTCATATCCTGTATCAAAAATACGGTTAAATCACTAAAAACCTCTTTGAGGCTCTCTGTATCATATCGTATCTCTTTAACTGCTAGAGGCTGAcgtacatgattaaaaaaaaaaaaagggggctgaCCCCTCCTCCCCTCTTAGAAggcaaaaacacacagacactgtaGGATTGGATCCCTGAGGCGCCGGACAACCTTTGCCAAGTATAAAAATATCTCATAATAAAGCATACGCGAGaaccaaaatacacaaaaatcaaTAAACTATTAAATATTATAAAATAGATTTCATAAGGGTTAGGGGATGGGGGATTTGGGGGGAGGGTGAAGGAAATATATTTTGGTTTTGTAAAAGGCAGCATCCTCTGTGGgggcgggagaaaaaaaaaagattgtcatgTACACATTTTGGGCTTAAATGCTGGCTAAAGATCCAAGTGTTGCAGCTGCCTGATGCCTTGTTCGCCTCTTTAATCACCGTCAAGTCTCCACAGGCCTGTACGGGTCCTAGGAAGCTAAAAACCGAAGGGCCTTACTTCAAAAAAAGGGCTTCCTTGGGGTCATGGGCGAGGCCCCTCGCTTCCGGCAGTACGCTCCAGCTGAGAGGTAGAGCGGAGGGGAAACACTCCTACAACTGGGGGAAAATTACGATACCCAAAGGAGAAGGCCAACGAcctcgggggcggggggattcTCTTCCCAAGTTTGCAGTACACCTCCTTATTGGTTGACAGGTGCGAGCCTTCCGAAGTCTTGTTCGAGTAAGCGTTCCATCCAAAGCGGCGGTCAGTAATACCGATTGAGACTCCGCGTGCCGGGGACGTCGGGCTGCCCGTTCATCCAGATCTCCCTGATGATGCGTTCCCTCTCCTCGAGCCGCTGCGCTCGCTCCAGCTCCTCGGCCGAGGTGAACACGTTCATGTTGAGCGTGCGCTCGAAGCGCCGGTGCCGTCGCGCCGACAGGTCCGAGTTGGCGTCCCAATCCGAGTCGGAGTCGCTGGAGTCCGACGACGAGTCGGCGGCGGGGCGCGCTCGTTTCTTGGCGGCGGCTTGCCGGCGGGGCGGCTGGCAGTCGGTGCGACAGGAGATCTGGACCACCAGCGCGAATAGGGTAAGGAAGAGGCCCAGACAGACACCACAGACAAAGAAGAGAGCCGCTCTCTCTGGGTGTTCTGGCgtagagtggaaaaaaataatgaccagAAAAGTGAGTGATATGTGACAGTTACCGCAATAATTGCTCCCCCCTTTGTTTCATATCAAATATTTGACTCTCTGGTTACCTTCGACTTGTGGACCTTTTGACATTGCTTGATTCTTTTGTCTCCAACACTAAGGCTAGATTACTAGTTGTGGGAAGTAACCACATCCCCAAAATTGTCAGGCTATActtgagtatttttactgactGCTTTTGACTGCGATTtcctgcatttgaaaaaaaaatcgactttttactcattttgtcaAAATCGCGGGGGGGTGTTTCTATGGCTGATAAAatcaacagcagcaacaaagcaaCGCGAACAAGGGAGCATTCACTATGACGGCAATTAAGTTCAGCAGGGCAAGAGTTGCCTGAAATTGTTTGATGTTGGCTCCAAGAACGATTTACGGCAAATGCAATCTGTCTAAAAATAACACAGTCCTGGCATGCAAAAatctaggggaaaaaaataaaggtaaggaggatttttttttcattcattatcaTAAGCTAATAGCATAGCTAATTTAGCTCTTCGACGAATGCATAGCATAGCTAATTTAGCTTCTGATAATAAGCTATGATAATAattagctttttaaaaaaacattttttttagtctGTTCACAGAGTTGGCAAAGTAAAGCTCTATTTTTGACTTAAACACTTTTTTCAACCATCACCGGCCCATCGCACGCGATTATTTGTGTTCCTACTTGAGACGTATGTGTAGGCCGCCAGAGCGTTGCTAATGAGGGCCATGCCGGAGCTGGAAGTGGAGTTCATAATGGGATTCATCTCCGGGGGCCTCAAGGGCGCCTCGCCTCCCCCTCTTCCAACCTCGGGATACCTCTCCTGGTCGGCGCTGGTCTCTCTGATGCGCTTCCGATCTGCAGTGGGGAGGAAATGACACAAAAGCCAGAGTCAAAGAACGGATAAGCCCGTTATGATCCTCCGACTCAAATGCGGTCCTGTGAATGCGATGAGGCACACCGAGTAAGTAACAGTCATCGTATTTTTACCGCATGTGCTGTGTCGTGATGCTGCCGGTTGGGTCATTGACAGAAAAGCGTGCCAAGTGCTTCCGAGCCACTGAGTCATCCCCGCGGCGTCTGCGTGGgttgttttaatcatttttgtcCGAGACGACAGATCAAAACACATGCACCGTTCTTGTGATCGACAAGATAACATGGCACCACCGCAGCAGAAGGCAACTTGACTCAGCCCATTAAGAACTGAACAACCGATGTGGGGGAAGTTTGAGCGATGTCCTTCTCGGCAAATTGCCGCATTGGAAGCACGAGGCCACAGCCGGTATTTATTTTACCTGCGCCTTTCAGATCGAACCCGATCTGGTAACTTTGACAGAGAACGGCAAAATAAAGAGAAATCTTTTCACAGCTAGCGTAAACGTGGTCACTTGCGGCCAATGTTTTAAGTCATGGTGGATGAGCATGTTTTGGCGAAATGTCATACAAAAGCGACGTACGCTAAAACTAAACTGACGTTAATTAACGTGCGTCAGGCCTCTTATCTGATAAACGTAGTTTAGACTGCAATTGCTGGCTAAAAGCGTAAACGTTTCCACCTGGATATACGGCTGCGGCGTCAATGTCTGCTGATGTGACCAAGAATtcccaatcacacacacacacacacacacacacacacacacaagtgaagGCAGCCAGAAAAATAAACAGGTGAAATGATTCATGATGGATCATTATCATCTCATTTACCTGCAAGGAACTGCTAcgaaataaatttttaaaagaGCGAGAGCAAATGTATGGGTTTCAATCAAGCTagtgcatgttttggacacacctcacaacaaaaaaagccagagctgagattcaaaACTGGAACGTCAGACTGTGAGACAAGCCTGCTAACCTCATTAGTAACATTATTAACTAGCCAACATTAGCAGACGTGCTAAGCATTCTCCcatgacatatttttttatattcaccctttcacgcaccctgtaactGTAATGTCATCCAAGATAAGCTTTATGCTGGTCTTCAGGCATATTTTGAGATCTCTTGTTTACACTAAGCAATGCTAACCACCGACTAGCGCGGGGCTGTCATTAATCAGACAGGTAGTATATTTAGAAACCGCTCTTTTCCTCCAGagacaaaacatttcatcacGGGACAAAAGACCAGACGAACGACGTGACGAGGAATGCAGGCTGTTCATGTCGACGTGTCGTGTTCCACCCTCATATCCTTACAGTATTCCTCCCGTGTCCCTCTATCAAAAACCGGTTTTTCCAGGTCAGCTGGAAAGTTGGAAAGTGCTTCCAAAGAGGTCAATGGCCTTTCAAGCATGAGGCACTGTCATCAACTGATGCATCGAGCCCTTGTCCTTTACATTTGCTTATCGATCTTCCTCATCAGTAGTCATCTGTGTTCTGAATGCGTTGCTAGcagtccattttctttttattccctTTGCTATGTCTCCACCCATACATGTATGCCCTGATGTGAGACCTCAATATTGTTCCACTTGAAGCCTGAAAGGAGGGGGGGACTGTGTCGTGTTAACTCTCTCCGTGGGGGTGCCACAAGGGTCTGATCAAAGTACCTCAagtttaggtgtgtgtgtgaagttttACTCACCTGGAACAGCGTTGGGCCGTTTGACTGAAGTCCCCTCAGGAGGGCTATCTCCCACTATGTTGGGGTCATGGGCGCCAGATGGTGGGGAGTACGCTGGCGCTCTGGAGCTTTGTTCCTGGAGTAACTTCTTTGGAACTGCAGAGAAATGGATGCCCGTGCAGGAAAAGGAAGTCAGGCACATAGGAGTCTGGTTAGAATGACATTGTCGTTCACTGCCCGTGGTAAGGATGACAGCGTTTTTGAAGTTACTTATCCAGCAACGGAGGAGAACTGCTGAATTCATTTGTCATCATGTGGCTGTTGGTCATGGTTAAGAAACACACTTTAGAGAGTCCAGAGTACATTAACAGTTCAGTCACGTTGTCACATCTGTACTTTGTATGTTTGTTACCAGCAGCTATGCTACTGAAGAGCAGCAAATTACTCCCAATGATAAACCAAAAAACCACGAGGGTACAGAACAGAATATTTGAGCTATGAATGATGACCAAACGAGtcgtatttacagtatgtaatATGATTCACATTTCTTTGACCTTGCGCTGTTTTCCCCAAACCTACGGCTCCCACCACCATACACCCCCTTAAACCTCACAGTGTTCTTTGAGTGAGTCAGGGAGTCtgcaccctccaccccccactcccccgatTCAAACCCACAACATCGTGAACTATACATTCCCGCCCCTGCTCACACGTGGGTTCGGCGAGCTGAGCCTCAGTCCAGTCAGTGTGTTTGCACACGCTGAGCGTCTGTCACTCGGGACCAACGGTCAATAGAGACAAATCAGCTGTTTCCTGACATGAATTCTTCGAAGGGTTAAGAATGTGTAATACGAATACAGCAAGTTGGAGCTTGTATGTCATTGTCAAAAACCTCTGGCACTGCGAGAGAAAGGAGATTGCAAGTGAGACTTGGAAATCCAGCTGGGGGTCTAAATTTGGAACATTCAGCCACTAGATGAGCTGCTATGTAAAATGTCGCCGTCAACCACGGCATACTTtccatcattattttttttttaaaccaaaaaacaaacttaTACAGGAGTTGAATGCTAAACTAATAGCGAACATGCTACACAACATCTGTTTTAGGGTATCCTCCAGGGTCAAGAAACTTCCATTTCAATACCATTCTGCAATTGACTCATCCCATGTGGCGAAACCACACAATATGTCACCTAAATtggttacaaaataaataaagaaaacaagaacCTGACACCGCCATTCCTTCAAAATTGGTTGGTACCAACTAAATCAACAAACCCCTGTAAGTGGAGGTGAGAAACGCAGCTTTCCTCATCAGTCTGGCATGCTAATCACGGCTCCCAAAGCCCCCACCCTCTCGCCACCACGCTATAAACGTCTTCCACACTACACCTTGATTACAGGCTTCTGATTGGCTCTAATTCGCTGCATATGTGGCCCAGGGTCACAGTTATGACACACCAtcgtgtgacacacacacatccgctcCAAATACTCACTTGAAAAACAACCGCAGCTGCAAACAAAGCGCTGTACATCAagtaaaaatcattcattcattcattcattcatcgtcctaaccgcttgatcctcactagggtcgcggggggtgctggagcctatcccagctgtctccgggcagtatgcgggggacaccctgaatcggttgccagccaatcgcagggcacacagagacgaacaaccattcgcactcacactcacacctagggacaatttaaagtgttcaatcagcctgccatgcatatttttggaatgtgggaggaaaccggagcacccggagaaaacccacgcaggcccagggagaacatgcaaactccacacagggaggccggagccggaatcgaacccggtacctctgcactgtgaagccgacgtgctaaccactggactaccgggccgcccaagtaaAAATCAGCCatattaaaaattttaaaaagctgtgAAAACAGTGAGTCAATCGCATAAAAACAGCGCCAGTCAgtaggtgagcagcagcattttggaccaactggaggtgCTTgaaggaggactggctgactccaaaataaagggcattacagtaatcttGCCGAGATGCATTGATGAATCCTAATTCATACTAATTTATTCATCTACCTCCCactatttattatttgttttttgtatttatacCCCCTTTGCCCTCCAAAGTGAAATTCGTTTCCTGCTACGGGCCTGATGATCTCAGCTGTTGATAATCGCCGGTGTTCTGCTGGACGGAAACGAGGGCTTGGCGGCAACCACTTTGAATGGCCGCTGGGCGCGAAGATACCAGGCGGGACAAGCGCGTTCGCAACAATGGCCTGTGTTTACACTGGCGGGGCTCAGCTTTGTTTTCTCTATGGCGCTTTCTCCGAGccaaagtgtgtatgtgtgtgagtgaatgTGTGTATTCGCAGCTCATGTGCTGAGCAATGCAGTTGGGACAAAGCCCTCGTAAGCCAGAGGGGATATAATGCAATATTAAACCACACTACATCCAAAGTGAAATCAGACCAAGGCTAACAAATTAAACACACTTTTGCCCACATGTCTACACTAAGCGGGTGGCGATATTTTTGTGAACAGTTGCCTACAGGACAACGTGCAAAAGGCGAACAGAGCAGTGGTGAAAGATTTCTCCTTTAAATTCTCTCACTTTAAACCCCCTCCCGTTGGAAAACCTCCAAACAGCAGCCATCTGACTAGCAGCACTTTTGATTGCACGTATTCTAAACGTAAACAAGACGGGCTTTTGTTTGGCGGAGGATAGAATCACCAAATGACCTCAGCGGCATAAACACGGCTTTGTGAAAAGTCTGGCTTTCGACATCACTAAACCAAATAGACTGAAAGTATGCGTGTCAGGGGGCGTGATGAACACATTCGTTTTATTCTTGCATTGCCACCACAGAAGACAGTGTTCTGTTCAATCTTCAGAGGACAAACAGTTGTTTTAAAACGTATTCATGTGCCTGCACGGTTTTGAACAGTCACAGTAATTAATGTACATTTTCCACAGTTGATAGCCCTAAATCCAATTTATTCACGACAGCCATGAATCGCAATCTAGCTATTGCCGTTTTGATGTGGCCATGGAAACAATGCTTTGTGGATTTCGGCTCGTACAAAACGGCATCTCGTATGCCCCACAAAGTCGGAACCGGCAGATACAGGACATCTCATGACATTGGTTGTAAAAACACGGACAGTAAAATGCAAACGTACAGTGAGAGGAAATTCAATCTTCGAAAAAAGCCGCAATTAGAATGTTTCAATCTGGGCAGCTGCCATCGAGTGGGGCTCTTAACTCACGCAGAAGTCTCTGCAGGAAACAATCAGAGGCTGTTGGCAGGAAGCTTGCCATGCGAGGAAGTTATTGACGGTGATTATTTGTAAATGTTTGAATAAGAATCACTGAAAACCTcaagcaaaaaaacccccaaaagatGAGACCAAGTTTTGGCTCATATACTTGTTTCACTTCTGTACAATGTGTAAACTGTAAGCGGTTTATGGAACGAATtatagcacaggtgtcaaagtcaaggccattGAGAAGATGCACAATTttcgtgacatttttttgtcggTTGGCGCGCCGTGAgatttttcaaacatgaaatgcTTTTTGTAAGTTTGAGACCTCTATGAAGAACCAGATGCCTAATAAGGGTCTTAAACTCTGATTTATGAGCTGCTTTCCAAAAAATTCTGACTGTTCTTTGGGGAGGCGGGGTGGCGTGGGGTCGGTATGCTGCAAGAAATAACTGTCACCAGGCACGACAgaatttgagtttggatgtcAAAGTCATGTcagcaattaactcattcagt contains the following coding sequences:
- the LOC127592044 gene encoding protein eva-1 homolog A isoform X2, with the protein product MNPIMNSTSSSGMALISNALAAYTYVSKHPERAALFFVCGVCLGLFLTLFALVVQISCRTDCQPPRRQAAAKKRARPAADSSSDSSDSDSDWDANSDLSARRHRRFERTLNMNVFTSAEELERAQRLEERERIIREIWMNGQPDVPGTRSLNRYY